GCCGCGCTGGATTCAGACGGTGCGCGGTTTCGGCTACCGCTTCGGACCGCTGTGAACGTGTTCCGCGCCCGCCGGACGCGCCGCCCCGGCGGGGACACGCCCACCGGGCCCCGCCCGGACCCGCCCACCGGCCCCGGTCCCCGGGCCGGTGCGCACGGGCCGATCCCGATTCCGGACGCGGACGGGCCCCGGGCCGCCGGGGACGAGCCGCGCCGCGCGGGGGGCGGCCCCCGCCCGGACGCCGACGGGCCCCGGACCGGTACGCGCGAGCCGGTCCCCGCCGCGAACAGGTCCCGCCCTTCGCGCGCCCTGTGGCGGCTCGGCGGGCTGCGCACCCGGCTCGTCCTCGCCTTCGTCCTGGTCGCCGCCGTCAGCGGGGCCACCGCGACGGCGCTCGCCTACCGCGAGTCGCGCAACGCCGTCCTGGACCGCAAACAGGACGCGGTGCGCACCGAGGTCAGGAACCGGATCGAGCAGGAGGCGGCCGACTTCGACATCCCCGCCGACGAGGTCTCCCTCACCCGCCTCGCCACCGGCATCGCCGACGGGCTCGGCAGCGACACCGTCGTGCTCGTCCAGTACCGCACCCTCACGGCCACGTCCGACGCGTCCGCCGACCGTACGTGGATCACCCCCGCCCTGCGCGCGGCGGTCCGCGACCGCAACCGTATGAGCTTCCAGCGGGTCGACCGGCAGGGCACCCCCTACCTCGCCGTGGGCACACCCGTCGCCTTCGAGTCGGGGACGCCCTCCGGTCTCGACGTCTTCGCCGTCACCTCGCTGCGGGCCGAACTGGAGGCCACGTCCGGCGTGGTCGAGGCGGTGCGCGACGGCCTCGTCCCGGTGGCGGCGCTCGCCGCCGTCCTCGCGCTCCTCGCCGCCGGAACGGTTCTGCGCCCGGTGCGCGAGCTGGGCCGGGCCACCCGCCGCCACGCCGCGGGCGACCTCGGCTCCCGTGCCCGGGTGCGCGGACGCGACGAACTCGCCGACCTGGCCCGGGACTTCAACGAGACCGCCGAGGCCCTGGAGACCTCCGTGGCCGAGCTGCGCGAGCAGGACGCCCGGGCGAAACGCTTCGTCGCCGATGTCTCGCACGAGCTGCGCACCCCGCTCGCGGCGATGACGATGGTCGCCACCGTCCTCGACGAGGACGCGGCGGCGCTGCCCCCGGACACCGCGCACGCCGCCCGCACGGTCAGCCAGGAGATCTCCCGGCTCTCCCGGCTCGTGGACGACCTCATGGAGATGTCGCGCTTCGACTCGGGAGCGGCCCGGCTGCACACGGCCGACACCGACCTCGCGGAGGCCGTCCGCGCCACCCTGGCCCTGCGCGGCTGGACCGGCCGGGTCACGGCCGAGCTGCCCGACGGCATCCGGGCCCGCGTCGACCGGCGGCGCGTGGACGTGATCGTCGCCAACCTCGTCGGCAACGCGCTGCGGCACGGCGCGGCGCCCGTGACCCTCACCCTCGCCGCCGACCCGGCGGGCGGCACGGTGACCGTCGAGGTCGCCGACCGGGGCCCCGGGCTGCCGCCCGAGGTGCTCGCCCATGTCTTCGACCGCTTCTACAAGGCCGACACCGCGCGCACCCGCTCCGGGGACGCCGGGCAGGGCAGCGGCCTCGGCACCGCCATCGCGCTGGAGAACGCCCGACTGCACGGCGGCACCGTCGACGCCGCCGACCGGCCCGGCGGCGGCGCCGTGTTCACCCTGAGGCTGCCGCTGCGGCCCGCCGGAGAGGAGGAGGACCGATGAGGGCCGCGACCGGAGCGATCCGCGCCGCGCTGACCGTCTCGGCGGCCGTCCTGCTCACCGGCTGCGGGGTCGGGGTGCACCCCACCGGCGTCCTCGACGGCGGCGCGGCCCCCGGCGGGCTGACAACCGGGATGCGGCTCTACTTCGTCTCCTCGGCGGGACGTCTGGAGGCGGTGTCGCGCCCGTCCGGCGAAGAGCCGTGGAAGCTGGGCAACCCCGACACCATCATCAAGCTGCTCCTGGGCGGCCCGTCGGAGGCGGAGCGCGAGGCCGGGCTCACCACCCTGGTGGAGATAGGCGGTTTTCGCGGAGCGGCCGGCAAGGGCAGGGTCACCGTGCAGATCCCGCACGCGGACCTGTTCATGTCGTCGGTGGACGACCGCAATCTGATGGGGCAGCTCGTGTGCAGCGTCGCGCGGGGGCAGGTCGTCGCCGACGGCACGGGGACAAAACGGACCGACGACATTCGCGTCGAGGTGTGGTCGATGGGTGGCCGGGAGGGGTCCTACGTCTGCTCCGACTTCCTGGGCTGAGGGACCCGGCCCCCGCTGAACGGGGTGGCGCCGCCCGGTCCTGCCGGTCCGGGCGGCGCCACCCGCGGGCTCAGCGGGAGATCACTGGGTGCGGTAGGCGTCGATCGCGGTCTGGGTCAGCGTGTTGCCCGCGGTGTCGGTCAGCTCGGCCCGCAGCGCGACCCGGGTGCCCGCGCGCGGATTGGGCACCGTCACCGCGCCGCCCTCGACGGGGAGCCGCTTCCAGGAGGCCCCGCCGTCCACCGAGTACGAGACCGCCAGCGAGCGGACCCGCCCCTGCGCGGCACCCGTCACGGAGACCGGGACCCGCAGCGGGGCGTACGCCTTCGCGGTGCCGAGCAGGCTCAGCGCGGGGGAGAAGCGCACCGCGCCGAGCGGCAGCGGCTCCGGACCGCCCGTCGTGTCCGACGAGAACGTCCACTCCGCGGTCACCCCGGGCCGCAGCCCGGGTGCCCCGGGCCGTCGCACCGTGCTGGTGAGCCGGTAGTCGGCGCGCCCCGGCGGCACGGTGAACGCGGTCGTCCGCGGGCCGTTCGGCGTGCCCGGCCCGGGTGCCACCGGCACGCCGTCGCGGTACAGCGTGGTCGTGGGCACCGCGTTCGACGAGGACCACGGCAGATGCCCGTCCCCGTCGGTGAGCAGCGGCACGTCGACGGCGATACGGTTCCCGTCGCGCACCGCGCCCGCCCGGCCGGTGAGATCCGGGCCGAAGACCCCGTTGTCGAAGGTGAGGGTCCGCGTCTGACCGGCCCGCAGGGAGAAGCCCTCGACCGAGTAGTCCGCGACGGTCGTCCCGGCGGCGTCACGGGCGTCGTAGCTCAGGCCCCAGGTGCCGCGCTCCGGTGTCACGAGATAGGTGCCGGTGCCGGGCGTCCTGAGCCGGTTGCCGTAGCCGATGGCCGGTCCGGGGCTCGGGTGCAGGCCGACGAGCGCGCCCGTGCTGTCGGCCAGGGCGGCGCCCCGGACCTTCAGCGTGGCCAGATCCTCACGTGCGGGGTGCCGGGTGAGCCCGTCCAGGGCACGGCTCCGGTCCGCGAAGTGGTACCCGAGCGCGTAGGCGCCGTCGGGGGTCGGCCAGTAGCTGTCGTACCACTGCCGCACCGAACCGGGCTCGGCGTCGGGACCCAGATGCGCGACGCGCAGCTCCGGATTCGTGACGGAGACATTGGTGGACTCGGTGGCACCGCCGTGCGTGACCGCGAGGTGCAGCGAGCCGACGTAGAACGCGGCGGCGGGGTCGGGCGGCCGGACGTCGACGGGGGCGGTGGTCCGCGCGTCGACGGTGACGGTGGTGTCGCCGTCCAGGTCCAGCCGGGGCTGGACGACCCAGTCCACGGGCGCGCCCGATGCGCCGGTGGTGAGCGTGGACTCCAGCAGATACCGGCCCCGGGGCAGTCGTACGGTGACCGTTCCGGTGGGGTCGTGGGGCGTGACGGACTCCGCGGCGCCCGGCCCGGAGATGCCCCTGACCATGGTCTCGTAGTCGCCGGTCGGGGCCCCCGACCGGCCGATGTGCTGGATCGTGAGGGCGTACGTCGCCGGTTCCGCGGCGAAGGCCGGGCCCGTGGCGGGCAGGGTTCCGCCGGTCAGGGCGACCGTGAGGGCCAGGGCGCCGAGGGCGCCGCGGCGGGACGGAGAGGAAGGGTTCATACCGGGTACTGCTCCGCCGGAGCGCGTGGTTCCTGTGAGCCGGGTCACTTCCCGGAGCTGTGCGTGCGATCCGGGGCGCCCGCGGGGGCGCCCGCCCGCCCCCGGTACGCGGGAGCGGGCGGGCGGCTGAGCCGGTGGGCGGCCGTCGCCCCCGAGCGGCGACGGGGGACGGGGCGCGGCCCCGGGGTGGTGACGGACGAGACGTCAGCCCGGGCGGTGACGGGCGAGGTGCCCCGGGGCGGTGACGGACGGGACGCCGCCCCTGGAGCCGGTGGCCGTCGGGCCGGAGCCGGTGGCGGTCGGGCCGCCGGATCAGAGCAGCAGCAGGACCACCGCCGCCCAGACCGCCGCCGCGACGACGATCACCGGGCCCAGGGGCGCCCCCTGTTCGGCGGCGCCCGCCTTCTGCTCGGGGCGCAGCTCGGGGTGGTGCAGAAGGGCCCGCAGCGCCTCGGCGGCCTTCAGCGCCGCCGAGGTCCTGCCCAGCCTGGTCTGGAACCAGTGGGCGCCGACGGGGGACAGATCGCCGTCGGCGCCGTTGCCGGACACCTCGATCTCGATGGTGTCGGGGCGGTGCCGGACAGCGATGACGGAGTCCCAGGGGATGTGCCGTACCCGCCAGGGACCGGCGACCCAGATGCCGTCCCGGTCGGCGGTCAGCCGCCAGTTCAGCGCCGTCGCGACCGCGTTCACCAGCACGGGGACGACGATCACCGCCAGCAGCCACTGCCAGGACGGGCCGTCGTCGAGCACGGCCCAGGTGCCGCCGCCCTGCACCAGCAGCAGGAAGAGGCCCACGGCGCGCGATCCGCCGTCGGCGGACCAGGTCAACGGTGCGGCCGACGGCAGCATCTCCGCCGCGATCGCGTCCGCGGGGCGGGGCGGACGGTCGCCGCGGCCCGCCCCGCCCCGGGAGCCGAACAGGCCGGACAGCTCCTGCCCCACGGCCCGTACGGGGGTGACACTCCGCTCGACCTCCACCTCGGGCTCGGCGTCGGCCCCGCTGCCGGAACCCCGCTCCGCCACGGGGGCGAGGAAGACGACCTCGGCCCCCGTGTACAGCGGGCCGTACAGCAGCCCCTCGCGCAGCGGAGGCACCGAACCCCCGCCCTTCAGCACCGCCTTCAGCTCCTCCTTCTCCCGCCGCCACTGCTCCGCCGCGGCCTCCTCGTCCTCGTCGTCCCCCTCGGTCCCGGTCTCGGCACCGTCCCGGCCGTCCTCGTCCTCGGCGGTATCGTCGGTGTCGTCGTCGTCCGTCGCGTACAGCGAGTGGAAGGTGAGCAGCGGGGTCTCGGCCACCGTGTCGTCGGCCGCGTACACCCAGGTGCGCCCGTCCTCGTGGCCCTCCCGCAGCAGGACTCTCAGGACCGGTACCCGTCCGCTGTCCAGCGCGCGGGAACGGCGGCGCCCGGTCAGCCCGTTGACGAGGAAGGCCAGGCCCAGCACCCCGCTCCCCAGCAGCAGGGTCTCCCATCCGAAGATGTCGTACGGCTCGGACACGAGCCGGACCCAGTCGCCGTCGACGACGATCTCCACGTCGGAGCCCACGGGGTAGTCCTCGGGGAAGGCTGTCTCCAGTGTGTACCGCCGGTCCCCGGCGGGCTCCCCCGTCTCGACCGTCCCCGCCGTCCCGGTCGGTTCGACGACCATCGACGACAGATCCTCGTCCCGCACCTCGACCGTGAGGACCCGGGCCGTCATCCGGGTGGCGCGATCCGCTCGTTCCTCATAGGCGCCGATGACGTCGAACGCCTGCCAGAGCGCGAACCCCGTGACGGAGAGCAGCAGTACACCGATGACCGATGACATCCGGCCACGGGCGAAGCGGCCCGCCGACTCGGGCAGCGGATGCCGCGCGGGCCCCGCGGCCTCCTCCGCGAGCGCCCGCTGTCCGCGTGTGGCGCTCAGCCGGTGCACCAGCGTGACGGCGACGAGACCGGCGGCGGCCAGAAAGCCGGACTCGCCCGTTCCGCTCGCCGGTGTCCCCGCGTCCAGCAGCCGGAACACGCTGATGGCCGCGAGGACGGCGATCGAGAGGAGCGCGTACCGGGGCTGCCGCCAGACCCAGTACGCGCAGAGCAGCAGCAGACCGAAGTGGAGGGGGAACAGCCAGTCGGCGCCGCACGGCTGCGCCGCCGTGCACGCCGGGACCGGCTCCCAGACGATCGCCCAGGCCACTCCGGCCGCCAGCACGAGCGTGGCGAACAGCGGATGGGCCCACCGCCCCGGCACGGCGGCCGACCATCTCCGGGCGTCGGCGGACCGCCACGCGACGGCCCCGGCGGGTATGTGTTCGGGTGGAAGGGGGAGAGGAAGCTCACTCACACCCGCAATTATCGGCCAGGTTGAAATCCGTCCGGGAGGGGGCCCGGCCCTCGGACATCCGGGCCGCGGCGGCGGCGTCATCCGGCCGCCCGCCGCGTCGTCCGGCGCCGCACACATCATCCGGCCACGCCACGCGTCACCCGGTACCGGACCCGGCCCGGCGCCGACCGCACGGTTTCCGCCAGGTCCGGGCGCCGCCCCGGTTTCCCCCCGTCCCGGCACGGTCATATCGGGTGCGAGACCACCGGACGACTCGATTCCGGCGTACCGTCGGACATCTGTCATGTGACGACTTCGCCCCTTCGCCGCCCGCCCGTGGAACACCGCAGCCACCCGCCCGCCGCCGTGACCGGAAGCCGACCGAAGGAACCCCCGCCATGGCTCGTCGCACCGCATCGTCGTCCCTCGCCCCCGCCCCGTCCGGCAGCGCTCTCGCCCCCGTCATGGGGGACCCCGGTCTGCCCTACATCGGGTACGCGCTCCACACGATGTGGAACCCGATTCGTCACTTCCGCCGCCGCTATGACCAGTACGGCCCCGTCTCCTGGGGGAACTTCCTCGGCCGCCCGATCGTCTCCGTCCAGGGCCCGGAAGCGGCCCAAGTGGTCCTCGGCAACCGGGAGAAGGCGTTCGCCTCCGGGCCCGCCTGGGACTACTTCATCGGCCCGTTCTTCGAACGCGGGATCATGCTGCTGGACTCCGACGAACACCTCAGGCACCGCCGCATCATGCAGCAGGCGTTCACCCGGGAGAGGCTCGCGGGCTATCTGGAGTACATCGACCAGAGCGCGCGCCGGGGCATCGACGCCTGGCGGCCGGGGCGGCGCACCCTGCTCCCGCTGTTCCGGCGGCTCACCCTCGACATGGCCCTCGACGTCTTCCTCGCGCTCGACCTCGACCGCGCCGGAAGCCACCGCGTCGAGCGGGCCTTCGAGGACGCCGTCCGCGCCGGACTCGCCCTCGTCCGCTTCCCGGTGCCCGGTCTGCGCTGGAGCCGGGGCCTGAAGGCCCGCCGCTATCTCGTCGACTTCCTCACCGGTCATATCCCGGCCAAACGGGACAGGGGAGGCGACGACCTCTTCGCGGTGCTCTGCGGGGCCCGTTCCGAGGACGGCGAACGCTTCAGCGACACCGATGTCGTCAACCACATGATCTTCGTGCTGATGGCCGCGCACGACACCTCCACCATCGCCCTGACCACCATGGCCTATTATCTGGCCCGCCACCCCGAGTGGCAGGAACGGTGCCGGGACCGGTCCCTGGCCCTCGGTGACGGCCCCGTCGACAGCGCCGCCCTGGACGCGCTGACCGAACTCGACCTCGTCCTGCGGGAGTCGCTGCGGC
The nucleotide sequence above comes from Streptomyces clavuligerus. Encoded proteins:
- a CDS encoding ATP-binding protein, encoding MNVFRARRTRRPGGDTPTGPRPDPPTGPGPRAGAHGPIPIPDADGPRAAGDEPRRAGGGPRPDADGPRTGTREPVPAANRSRPSRALWRLGGLRTRLVLAFVLVAAVSGATATALAYRESRNAVLDRKQDAVRTEVRNRIEQEAADFDIPADEVSLTRLATGIADGLGSDTVVLVQYRTLTATSDASADRTWITPALRAAVRDRNRMSFQRVDRQGTPYLAVGTPVAFESGTPSGLDVFAVTSLRAELEATSGVVEAVRDGLVPVAALAAVLALLAAGTVLRPVRELGRATRRHAAGDLGSRARVRGRDELADLARDFNETAEALETSVAELREQDARAKRFVADVSHELRTPLAAMTMVATVLDEDAAALPPDTAHAARTVSQEISRLSRLVDDLMEMSRFDSGAARLHTADTDLAEAVRATLALRGWTGRVTAELPDGIRARVDRRRVDVIVANLVGNALRHGAAPVTLTLAADPAGGTVTVEVADRGPGLPPEVLAHVFDRFYKADTARTRSGDAGQGSGLGTAIALENARLHGGTVDAADRPGGGAVFTLRLPLRPAGEEEDR
- a CDS encoding cytochrome P450, whose amino-acid sequence is MARRTASSSLAPAPSGSALAPVMGDPGLPYIGYALHTMWNPIRHFRRRYDQYGPVSWGNFLGRPIVSVQGPEAAQVVLGNREKAFASGPAWDYFIGPFFERGIMLLDSDEHLRHRRIMQQAFTRERLAGYLEYIDQSARRGIDAWRPGRRTLLPLFRRLTLDMALDVFLALDLDRAGSHRVERAFEDAVRAGLALVRFPVPGLRWSRGLKARRYLVDFLTGHIPAKRDRGGDDLFAVLCGARSEDGERFSDTDVVNHMIFVLMAAHDTSTIALTTMAYYLARHPEWQERCRDRSLALGDGPVDSAALDALTELDLVLRESLRLCPPVPLLPRIAVRDTEVLGHHIPAGTFVGVTAFSNHRLPEHWPDPERFDPERFAVARRTEITHPYSWFPFGGGVHKCIGMHFANLQIKAVMHQMLRTHAWSVPEGYTWRLDMSTLPVPRDGLPVTLRPSPAAVR